The following nucleotide sequence is from Primulina tabacum isolate GXHZ01 chromosome 2, ASM2559414v2, whole genome shotgun sequence.
AATTTGTCGTTATGTCATGAGCTAGAAATGTAAGCGAAGGTTGCTGCTAGTGTTGTTATAGAGTAAATGTAGGTTTTGGTGAGCTTTTTCTTATGGTGCGATGGTCAGATGAAGATAACCAGAGGATTTCACCAatcagaaaagaaaaggaaggaaAGGACGCCTGGAAAAATTGTTAAATATGTCATAGATTAGCGATTAACATTTCATTGGCTGTTCATATCTAAATATAAGTACATGCTTATCAAAGTCTACAGTTTAAGGTCAGTGGTTCATAAATAACCAAGTGCAGAGCTGTATTTTGAGAATAGTTTTCACTTTAAGGAACAACCAAATTAATGGTTTGATGGTGGTTCCAAAGAATCCACATTTTATCGAAGAATTGGAATATTACAATGATGATGAATCAATAGTTTTCTAGTCCTTCATATACTTCTCATAAGACATTTTAGACGCACTACTTGGACCAAACTAAAAGTTTTTTGGTGATGAGATTctctgaaaggtgaaaaatTTACCCAAAACTATTAATTGTAAGCGAAATGTTtgtaaaaatttgttttttggaCAACTATGTCGAAAAATTCCTCTCAATTGCACTAATGTCCGTCAACATTGTTTTGATCGAAGTTTTACATGGCCTCCCAGTTATTGTTATTGATGATGTACCTTTTATATTAAACgaaatttattaataaataaatcgaAATGTTCCACTGAATGATAAGGTATAAATCCATATTTGATTCTGCACTTTAAAAGCCTGTGATTGAACCACTGAGGAATAAAGCGTTGCATGAAGCTAGTTTCTTAATTAACTCTAGCACACAATGCATGTTTGCTGCAATGCATATTTCTTTTGTGGTATGTGCCATTGCTAACTAAGAATGCTGAACTGGCTATAATTGCTACCAATATTTTACTACAAATGCAACGTTGCGGAAACATCCAATTAGTTACTGGTATTTTTTTTTACGGTTTTGCAGAAGCAATGGCCTCACTGTTCTTTACAGCTGCAACTCTGTCTTATGCTACTACAAATACAATCCCCAGATTATCAGTTGCAAAATCCACTTTTCTAGTTACTACTAGGAAATTGCAGCCCCATTACGTTGTTTACCCTCCCAGTATTGTTACTTGGTACTTACTTCCCATATATGCTCCTCTCATTTGGTTGTGCGGCGTgcgatcattttttcttttcatttgaCTTGGAAGTTGACTTATGATTTCTTTCAAGGCTATGAGataaagataaaataattttattacgaAAAATTCTTAAATGAGAAGGGGGGTTGGTGTTTGCAAAAACCAAAAAGTCTCCAGGACCTATTGTTAAGAATAATGAATTAGTATTTTCATTAACAGCACTTAACCAACCCTGCAACCAGATGCTTCGGATTTGTTAACATGCAGTAACATAAGTCTCtatctttgtttttcttcaaatttttaattttacacATTTTGTCAATACTTTAAATACACAGCAAACAATGTTTAATGACCAACCTAAATAGATTTtatatcttattttttttcatcCATATTAAGAAATAACTAATAATTCTTTAGCACATCTTCTAGTGGTTTTTCATATAACTGTATTTGCTAAAAGGAATCTTGAACATCTATGGCCCATTTTTTCATGGAATACTGGCGATCACGTGGACCAAAACTTCAGAATGTtgctttttattttcttttttgtgCTCATAACACCTCGCTTTTTCTGGACGACACGGGTATtcttttttacttttatttgtATGTCAAGTCCGTTTGATGACTAGTAAACTATCTGCATGTAAGTGATGGTATCCTTAAACAAAGAAGAAATCAATAATTTCTAATGAATGTGGGAACTTGTATGCACATTTTGCTTGTAAACTGCTTTGGAAATTgtatataaaacagcatttacGTTGTTATTGCTGTCAAGCCAAAAATTATTAGGTAATCACTtcttaaaatattcaaaattctGTATACTCGAACTTAGGGCTTTTGCTGGCGGTAATCCTAGAAACACTCCAGTTGCTGATAATGATGGTGATGAAGACAGGGAACCAGACACTAATGACACGTCACTTGTCTCAGAAAATCAGGAGGATAACATCGAAGTAGAAATAGAGACCACAGGAAAGAACAGTCGGAGAATCAGGTCAAAGATAGTCGTGCAGGCCAACCTCCAAACGCTGTGGGAGGTGCTGACTGATTATGAAAGATTGGCTGATTTCATTCCTGGCCTTGTAGTCAGCCAGTTACTTGAGAAGGGAGATAACTTTGCACGTCTATTTCAGGTCTGCCATTAACATACCCATTTATGGTATTGATTATATTCATCTGAATTAAAATGGGGGCCTGGAAGTAAATGACTGTAATTTTCAGCAAGATAGATTCTAATCAAAGTTTTCACTCTTCACACCCGTTTGAAAGTTGATAATCAGTTCtcagtttaattatttttctctGGTCTGTTCTGCTTATTGCTCAAGTACTTTTCAGTTTTTTATATTTCGCTGCTTGTGCTTTTCTTATTTGTGTATGGGAAGATTTTTAATAGAAACCAAATCGTAACATTCTTTGGTAGTTGTTAATTTctatttttcaaaacaaaaaatgaaACCGAACAATTGACTCCCATTCACTTCCTGGATTTAATCAACTTATGCTGCTTCGATTGCATTTAACAGATTGGCCAGCAGGATTTGGCACTTGGGCTGAAGTTCAATGCAAAAGGTACAATTGATTGTTTTGAGAAAGATCTTCAAACTCTTCCTTTTGGTCAAAAGCGTGACATTGAGTTCAAGATGGTTGAGGGTGACTTCCAAATTTTTGAGGGCAGTTGGTCAGTTGAAGAGGTTGAAATTATTATGGTTATCCCTATTCTTATATCATGTTTTTTGACTTCATCTATTCATATATGAAACTCCCACCAGTATTTGTCCAAACTAATTTAAGTTGGCTACTATTACGTGGCCTGTTCAATTAGTAATGTTCTATGCTGAACAAATGGCACTGgtcaaata
It contains:
- the LOC142530374 gene encoding uncharacterized protein LOC142530374 — encoded protein: MASLFFTAATLSYATTNTIPRLSVAKSTFLVTTRKLQPHYVVYPPSIVTWAFAGGNPRNTPVADNDGDEDREPDTNDTSLVSENQEDNIEVEIETTGKNSRRIRSKIVVQANLQTLWEVLTDYERLADFIPGLVVSQLLEKGDNFARLFQIGQQDLALGLKFNAKGGEDKESSFWISLSIPLPTEPLHVTPYPGSNLCSPTSNNNSPSRLETRKNTCLKNKNFKSTLEGKCHKIAKEVVNSPHCQTDEPMVVPLNESGCEMQS